The region GGACGGGTGTCGGCATTGGTCAGGGATGAGTTATGGGATCTAATAGCCCAGAAACTCGATCATGGTTCTGCCGTGATGATCTATCCCAAGAACTGTGAGCAGGGTTTTGATGCTCGAATCCTAGGAAATCCGTCTCGGTCTCTGGTAGACATAGAGGGGGTGCTGTTAGTCAAAGTCTAGGAAATTCAAGTATTCTGGAAGTGTTGTCCCCACGTGCGTGGGGGTGAACCGCCCTACATTAGCTGAGTCCATACCACAACTATTTCGTTGTCCCCACGTGCGTGGGGGTGAACCGTTCATCCATGATTATCTAAAATCCTTGTTAAATGGTTGTCCCCACGTGCGTGGGGGTGAACCGCAACCACAGAGGGCAATGCTTGCGAGTAATGATACGTTGTCCCCACGTGC is a window of Candidatus Obscuribacterales bacterium DNA encoding:
- the cas2e gene encoding type I-E CRISPR-associated endoribonuclease Cas2e, with the protein product MVVFVLENVKPVLRGELSRWLFEVKAGVFTGRVSALVRDELWDLIAQKLDHGSAVMIYPKNCEQGFDARILGNPSRSLVDIEGVLLVKV